From a region of the Suncus etruscus isolate mSunEtr1 chromosome 11, mSunEtr1.pri.cur, whole genome shotgun sequence genome:
- the LOC126022568 gene encoding olfactory receptor 6C6-like yields the protein MNKSMEIEFILLGLTDDPLLQIVIFLFLFFNYILSMMGNCIIIFLTLLDPHLKTPMYFFLRNFSFLEISFTTVCIPPFLMRILTGHRTISYNACATQLFFFLLLGVTEFYLLSAMSYDRYVAICKPLHYPIIMNIKVCYQLVFSSWLTGFLIIFPPLALGLKLDFCASKTIDHFLCDSSPILQIACTDTHVIELMAFILAVVTLVVTLFLVILSYTYIIKTILKFPSAQQRKKAFSTCSSHMVVVSITYGSCIFMYMKPSAKERVTLSKGVAVLNTSVAPLLNPFIYTLRNQQVKEALKNIYQRFCNFQKKETKF from the coding sequence atgaacaaatcaatggaaatagaatttattttgctGGGACTGACAGATGACCCTTTATTGCAAATTGTGattttcttgtttctatttttcaattaCATCTTGAGCATGATGGGAAATTGCATTATTATCTTTCTCACACTTCTGGATCCTCACCTAAAAACCCCAATGTATTTCTTCCTTCGAAATTTCTCCTTCTTAGAGATTTCATTCACAACTGTCTGCATTCCTCCATTTTTGATGAGAATTCTGACTGGACACAGAACAATTTCCTACAATGCTTGTGCAacccaattattctttttccttttattaggaGTTACAGAATTTTACCTTTTGTCTGCCATGTCATACGACCGCTATGTTGCCATATGCAAACCTCTGCATTACCCAATTATTATGAACATCAAAGTATGCTATCAGCTTGTATTCAGCTCTTGGCTAACTGGATTTCTTATCATCTTCCCTCCTTTGGCTTTGGGACTGAAGCTGGATTTCTGTGCTTCGAAAACTATTGATCACTTCCTCTGTGACTCTTCACCTATCTTACAGATAGCTTGCACAGATACACATGTCATAGAGTTGATGGCTTTTATATTAGCTGTGGTGACACTTGTAGTCACTTTATTTTTAGTGATCCTTTCCTATACATACATCATCAAAACCATTCTAAAATTTCCTTCTGCTCAACAACGGAAGAAAGCCTTTTCCACCTGTTCCTCACATATGGTTGTTGTCTCTATTACATATGGTAGTTGTATCTTTATGTATATGAAACCATCGGCAAAGGAAAGGGTAACTCTAAGTAAAGGGGTAGCTGTACTTAATACCTCTGTTGCTCCTTTACTAAATCCTTTCATTTACACATTACGGAACCAGCAGGTGAAGGAAGCactcaaaaatatttatcaaaggttttgtaattttcaaaagaaagagacaaagtttTGA